From Triticum urartu cultivar G1812 chromosome 2, Tu2.1, whole genome shotgun sequence, a single genomic window includes:
- the LOC125538135 gene encoding U-box domain-containing protein 9, translated as MAKPPAAEEEAAALRRRLRRLVATITAGGAGAEAFDEAAAALAALREAQVGGSRKGARGEETRSANEAESVPAQFLCPISSKIMRDPVVVESGQTYDRRYIAEWFSAGNQMCPQTQQVLLNTTLIPNLLIRSLIAEWCTENGFALSPLEKQEEDHICNSEQRTFDEIFNKITSSSNSTERKQAIKGLRLLTKRSSEFRAVLEERPDSISQMTFARFSNPGLQNDPQVVEDMVTIILNFSLHDSNKKIIGDDPEAIPFLIWALKSGDMGSRSNSAAAIFTLSALDSNKEKIGELGAIEPLIDLLEHGSIIAKKDAASAIFNLCMLHENRSIATRSGIVDVAIRAIGDQSLVEEFLAILALLSSNYDMVELMIEFGGATCMLQAMRESECKRSKENAAVVLFSICMYNRAKLKEIEADENTNGSLASLAQNGTPRARRKAAAILEMMKKTKTIHMHNRHSSC; from the exons ATGGCCAAGCcgccggcggcggaggaggaggctgCGGCGCTACGAAGACGGCTGCGGAGACTCGTGGCCACCATCACCGCCGGTGGTGCCGGCGCTGAGGCGTTCGACGAGGCGGCCGCGGCTCTCGCAGCGCTCAGGGAGGCGCAAGTCGGCGGGAGCCGAAAGGGTGCCCGCGGAGAGGAGACTCGATCCGCGAACGAGGCGGAGTCCGTGCCCGCGCAGTTCTTGTGCCCGATCTCGTCTAAGATCATGAGGGATCCCGTCGTCGTCGAGTCTGGGCAG ACCTATGATCGTCGTTACATCGCGGAGTGGTTTAGTGCAGGGAACCAGATGTGCCCGCAGACCCAGCAAGTGCTCTTAAACACAACTCTCATTCCTAACCTCCTCATCCGGAGCCTGATAGCAGAGTGGTGCACAGAGAATGGGTTTGCCCTTTCACCACTTGAGAAACAGGAGGAAGATCATATTTGCAACAGTGAGCAAAGAACATTTGATGAAATATTCAACAAGATAACTTCATCATCAAACAGTACTGAACGGAAGCAAGCAATTAAGGGTCTTCGGCTCCTTACCAAGCGTAGCAGTGAGTTTAGAGCTGTTTTAGAAGAGAGGCCAGATTCCATATCACAAATGACCTTTGCACGGTTTTCTAACCCAGGATTACAAAATGATCCACAAGTAGTGGAGGACATGGTGACTATAATTCTCAACTTTTCACTACATGATAGTAATAAGAAAATAATTGGAGATGACCCAGAAGCAATCCCGTTTCTCATATGGGCACTAAAATCAGGAGACATGGGGAGCCGCAGCAATTCGGCAGCTGCCATCTTCACTCTGTCCGCTCTTGACTCCAACAAGGAGAAGATTGGTGAGTTGGGGGCAATTGAACCTTTGATTGATCTTCTTGAACATGGCAGCATCATAGCAAAGAAAGATGCGGCATCAGCTATTTTCAATCTTTGTATGCTCCATGAGAACAGATCAATAGCTACAAGGAGTGGGATCGTCGATGTGGCAATCAGAGCCATCGGTGATCAGTCTCTTGTTGAGGAATTCTTGGCTATACTTGCTTTATTGTCAAGCAACTATGACATGGTAGAGCTCATGATAGAGTTTGGTGGTGCCACTTGTATGCTCCAAGCAATGAGGGAGAGTGAGTGCAAGCGCAGCAAAGAGAACGCGGCGGTAGTCCTCTTCTCAATCTGTATGTACAATAGGGCAAAGCTGAAAGAGATCGAGGCAGACGAGAATACAAATGGCTCACTGGCTTCTCTTGCACAGAATGGGACTCCAAGAGCAAGGAGGAAGGCTGCCGCCATCCtggagatgatgaagaaaacaaaAACCATCCACATGCACAACAGGCATAGTTCTTGTTAG